The following are encoded together in the Thermodesulfobacteriota bacterium genome:
- a CDS encoding TRAP transporter small permease: MKTLDAVLDRLERWVIFFCFSTSLLALTYGVVARYAFRRPYAWPDELSLYLFLLMTFVGAGASVRAGSELRVDALYERFPGARLWLDLWMHGVRLLAAVLIAYYGWQFVAVEKMFMNYTPILGIPVPWIAAMLPLFGGLLAVRTVLKLVELLGRK, encoded by the coding sequence ATGAAGACCCTGGACGCGGTGCTCGACCGCCTCGAGAGGTGGGTGATCTTCTTTTGTTTCTCCACCTCCCTCCTGGCCCTCACCTACGGGGTGGTCGCCCGGTATGCCTTCCGCAGGCCCTATGCCTGGCCCGACGAGCTCAGCCTCTACCTGTTCCTCCTCATGACCTTCGTCGGGGCGGGGGCCTCCGTGCGGGCCGGCTCGGAGCTCCGGGTTGACGCCCTCTACGAGCGCTTTCCCGGAGCCCGGCTCTGGCTGGACCTGTGGATGCACGGGGTGCGCCTCCTGGCGGCGGTGCTCATCGCCTACTACGGCTGGCAGTTCGTCGCGGTGGAGAAGATGTTCATGAACTACACGCCGATCCTGGGGATCCCGGTGCCTTGGATCGCGGCCATGCTCCCCCTCTTCGGAGGGCTCCTGGCGGTGCGCACCGTCCTGAAGCTCGTCGAGCTCCTCGGGAGGAAGTGA